AACTATTTGCACCTCTAATTGGTAATCCGTGGAAACCccattgaaatagaaaaattgaATAATGCAGCTAAAACATTAGAAAGACAATTCCTAAAGTTGTAAGACAGTTCAGTTGAATGAATGCATTCCAAAAGGGTAAAACCTTTCAGAATGCAGAATAACAGCTGTGGTCATGCAACTATATTCAAAATCATACAAGAGGTAGAAAACATACGTGTTACTACGTAAAGCATGCAGTGGTACAGTCAGCTTCCGCATATCAAACAGACCAACAGTTGCATCAGAAGAAGCTGTGGCCAGAATCCATTCATTGTATGGATTGAACGATAGATAGTTAATCTGGTACCGAGAAACAAAGTGttatgagaaagaaaaacatttcaagATCAAAATGAAGATTTCACAAGCAAAGCCACAAAAAGAAAGTCACTAATATTACACCAAGTAGACAGGCAGGTATtcccaaaacaataaaacatgcatACATGAGAAAAACAAGCATACAAAAAACATCGAGGTGAGATTGCTTCACCTCTTTCTCATGAGCTTTAACAGAATGTTGGATTTGATTTGTGCGCAAGTCCCAGATAATTAATTGACAATCATCCCCCACAGAACCAAACAAATTTTCATTCTTCAAGTGCCATGACACATCTTCAACCACACTTTCATGGGCCTATAAAAGCATTTCCAACTCCAACAATTAACCATTTAGCACACACCATGATTGCAAAGATTAACCTTATTGATTAAAAGGGACAGAAAAGGTCCTGAGGTTACCTCATAAACTTGCAACGCACCAAGCACTTTATCTTGAGCAACGGCAGACACATCCCACAAACATATTCTATTATCATGTGAACCACTCACAAGATAACCCTGCTTAAATGGACTCCACGACAATCCATACCCTTCTTTATCATGGCCAGTTAACCTTAAATCCGGATCACAGCCATCCCTTTGTTTCCTCTCTGCCTGTTTGGTAGAATCAAACACATAAACCTCGCAACCACTAGTCTTTGCACCAACAATAGCAGGATTTTGTGGCATACTTCGTGCCCTGTTCACCTCTCCATCAACACGAATCTTCTGTGTAATTTCCACctattaatccaaaaaaaataaatcagctacgtgtttcttttttattcagaCATCAAAAGAATACTTGTATCCAATGATAATTGAGGAGATGATACATAAATGCAAAAATTTGAGCAAAAAACTTTATGTTCACGGAACAgttcttgaaacaaaaatatagcaCATTCAATTATTTGTTCCACCTAAAAAGTAACACCCTCGTCATAACTTAATAATCACATTCAGCAATTTCATTGGAAACTGAAAATAAGAATGCATGTCGCAGCAGCTAGGAAAGCAAATATATAGACTATTTCAAGACAGATACAAATGTAACAGTTGATAGTTAATagttaaaatcaatcaaaaataataaagcaatgCAGGGGTTCAAACAATCAAATGCATATCATGCAAAAATACAACACATGTTGTAACACTTCAGCTAGTAGATTACAGCCCAAAATTTAACTCGGGAGACTAAGAAAACAATACTTGAAAACCCAGAGAACCACACTCAAAAACAACATTCAGCTAGCTATTTTATCAAACACTCAACAACCAcaaagaaacccaaaaaaaattaaatttgaccTCCTGAATCATAAAATAATCGCGGACCCGAGGCTGCAAACGAAATTTAAACTgataaccacaaaaacaaaacccaaaatttaaacTTTCAACTTCGGAATCACGGAATTTGCTCAAAACTGAATCAAAACACCGGtaacccaaaaaaaaccaacaataaaaaacaacatttcatgTTAGTAATTTCACCAAACACTTAATACTCGCACGAAAAAGAGCCCCGCAAGCCAAATCTCACCTTAGGAATCACAGAATTCGTAGAACTGCCACTAGCGTCAATCTTGGCTTCGGCGACCGAAGTGGGCAGCACAGCATCAGCAATCAAGAGATAGTTGGGGAAATCATCAGAAGTGTGAGTCCCAAGAACCAGCTTGTGAACGGAGAAAGACGACGGGTCGGTTGAGTGAGGCAGTGGAGTTGCGAGTGGTACCCATTGGACGGTTAGAGATGGCCACTCGAGAGGGTGAGAGATGACGAAGTCATAGAGAAATGGCGTGTTCTTCTTCCATACAGAGAATTCTTCATCAAGTTGATCTTGTCCCACATCCTGATCATCCTCCACCGGTGCCATTTTCGTTTTCTTTCTCgagatatttttcttcttgtcttCCCCCCTTTGTGTGTGCTGTTACTTGGGAGTTTTAGGGTCTTCTAGTTTCCCGCGAAAAATGTGAAGAGAAATGGGCTAAGACCAAGCTCTTCTTTTGAATAAAGCCCAAGTTGATTTAGTCCCGGCCTAGTATATTGACCTGAAAAACATGGAGTCCAAGACTTGATTGAAGCCCCAATTATACGAGCTTAAACTCGTTTTCATTAAAGATTCGACTCACTAAATTATATGAGTCGTGACTCCTTGGTTGGTTGGATTTAAGAAAGCAAGCATttatttaagatatatatatatatatatttatttatttatttaagatatatatgtgtgtgcgtgtgtaCTGAATTACAACCGCACGATAATCGCTTCTGTCACTTCCAAGAGGAAAGATTGAGAACagtattctaattttaattgcaAAATAACAGTGATGGTATTGCAAAATTTAGGACTCTGATTTTGATCCTCTTCAGCTTtatgaaaatgaagatttatttaaaatgaagattttcattttcatttaattattatctcaaaaaaaactcctaaataatataaatttgtcGAAATTGTGAggtacaaataaatttatttcagagataattataattttataataaatttatataatttctaaataaaaaaaaaaagcgataATAATCAATTACTAGCTTTTCAGGCTTTCAAATGCACGTGCATCATGGGGTAATGTATTAttagagaaaacaaatatttcattTCTTAGAAataccagtaaaaaaaaaaatacagatagAGAATAATAAAAGACTACAGCGTAcaagaaaggaaaattaaaaacataattaaaagcCTTGAAATCAAAGcacaaaaataaactaactaCAATCACGATCATCACATAACAGCACAAGCTGTAGGGTTCTCATCACTGAAAGCAGTAGTGTATCGAACCTCGAAGGAGCTCGCACGTGCGAATTGGGACACTTGTGGGTCCTGATTACTTCTCACGTACCCAGCAGGGGCCTTTTTGTCGTAAACCCCAGCTGTATAAGGGTGGGCCACCGTGTCATATGGCACGTATGGCCACAGCTCTGCCTTCTTACCCGTGCGATGTGCAATGCGAGCGAGCACCCTTGCTGGCTCCACATATCCAACGACTGTCACCTTGTTTGACTTTCTATCCACAAGCACTTGACTAACACCCTTCATTCCCTCTAGTGATCTCTTCACTTTGCGCTCACATCCTTCACAGTCTAAGCGTATCTTCACCTCCACCGTCTGATCATCACATTGAAACAATCACTCAATGTAAGCGTGGCAACTCATAAAAATATCAGAAACATTTGGTGGGCCACAAGGGCGTCAAAATATCAGAAACATTTGGTGGGCCACAAGGGATTTTGCTATTTTATGAGGACGATACCAAAATGCCTTTCTTTATGATGGTGATCTTTTTCACCTTGCGAGAACCCGTGAGGGACATAATCAGCATCTTCTCATTTTTCATAAATCATATTCATTGCTAGTTCAAAGGTACAGCCATGGAACCAGATCGGTTACAAGGATTGATATGGGAAAGTATATATATGTCATTAGAGTGGTGAGTCGACATGCGAGTTATCGGGTTAATTgagtttaagttatttttattaaaacgaattcattttttttcttgtccgGACTTAGATGGAATCATTCGGAATCGAtgttttttccagtttaattCAAAATCTAGCTCGGATTAGGGTTTGGGTTCGGATTGCAAATTTTCATATCAATCCATTGAGTCAAGCCGAGTTTAGCATGGATACAAATCGACAAGAAAACTTCTCCGTGCGGTTCAAGAAGTTGTTAGTTTTAGAGTGAAAAAAACCTTGAGCAATTTCTATCGTTTAATAACAAAAACTGAGTCTAAAACCATAAGAGAGATCTGGGATTGCTAAGGAATTTTAAAAGGCGACGCGAAATTATCCAAGGAGAGATTCAAGGATACAATAGATAAGACTACGAGTGAATTGCTTGTATGTTCTAACTATGAAACCAACTGAATTTCAAGAGCTCAAGCTTGTAGCTTGCTCTGTCAAGACAGTTTCTTTCtttagcttatatatatataaaaaaaaaattgtgtgagGTTAAAGAGTTGTGGCAATAACAGATACCTGCAATTGCTTATATGTTATACCTATGAAACCGACGGAATCTCATGAACTCATGCTTGTTGCTTGTTCTATCTAAACAAGGTTTCTCTCTTTAgcttatatatgtaaaaaagaGCAGAGTACGAGGAAAGAGTTGGCAAAATGTTACATACCTGCAATTGCCTGTATTTCCTGTGCCTTGAACTGCCACGAGAGCAGTCAAAGATACCAGACATATGATCAAGAACGCCCATTTCTTTATAACTTTTCTTGATTCGTGAAAAAGATAAAGGAATCCTTAAGGCAGTGAgaatatagaaaatataaagaattaatGCACAGAAAAGCACCAAAGGGATTTGAAAAGTGTTTGAAATATTAGGACAGTTTTTGACGGACATATCATCTGAGGAGTCCTCCATTTAAATAAGCAACCTTGCAAGTGGGTCTCTTTGGCTCTATCAGTCGtcggatttttttcttttttgtgtgtcaTTGTGCTGGCTTCTTGGCACGTATCCTGGTTGCTTCTTCAGATTCTATCATGGCTGGTGGCTCGTTCCTATCCATATACCGACATCAAGTGGGTCCCGTTGCACGACCTGTGAGGTGGGCCCCACAAACGCCCAAATACTTGAAACAGGGTTATGGTTAGTGtggatgttttctttttttcttggttaggATCGGATCAGAGGTTTATTTTTTGGTCCATTCAGAGGTTGTCCCGTTGGAAAAGGTTTGCGAAGTTAAATCGTTATTCACGGCTTTCTAACGCGTttgaaattacaattttttaaaaaaaattaatttttttttatgttttttattgttttaattcactgatcttacaaataattttaaaaaaataataaaaatattttaatatattttcaagataaacaacactttaaaaatcaaccgcCGATAAATCTTCAAATACCTTTTTAATCatcattaaattagaaaaaaaaagaatttaaggaTATTTatcattacttttttaaatatagaactTCAAATTCACATATTAAATGTTTACGAGCTATTTAAGATGAGAGCTTTCATCCTATAACAATCTTGATAGGTAATTTAGTTGGATTCCTTTTGCCTGATAATTTACCTTTCTCCTCTCTTGTCtatatttctcatattttctgatttttgttttatattttacagtTTTTAGATCTAATGGTGGAAATAAATTAGCTAAAATTAATGATCTAAatctaaaagtaaaaataaagattgaaattgTAAAATGTTAATATGAATGCttgtggaaaaaataaaatattttggctGTGTCTCTGTCATCTCTATCTTCCTTTTGCTAGAGGGATAGAAAACTTGATAAAATCATTATCTATACATGTAAAAACCCATTTTTATCTCCATACCCGGGACTACATGTGTTTATATACCTCaagttttatcttttctattataaaataacaaccAAGCACTAAAATCACTATACTTGTAGGAAAAATATTATAGCTAAAATTAAGCCCTATGGGAAAAAATGTCATAgctaaaatcattatttattcttttacaaATTACTATGTAATAAAGCCggggtattttttattttgaattttatccttggttttttattttatataattgagcttttttaaacataaattagCATCCTGTTGCAAGTTTTTTTCAAGAGATAATTGATTTGAAAGTAAGAGGATTGGGGTAAAAATATGGGTAAAAAAATGGTggcattcaaatttattttaaatgtaaatttGAATATCCGATCTTTTTTAGCTATTAAATAATTAGTccctttaatttataaaaaataattttaataacaaattttattttcatcattttccagttttttttttttgtgaaatgaGAGAGAGGTGATCATCTTATTCTAACATGGATAGAAAACGTTGTCGTTACAACAATTCTGGACACCATAGTGGTAGATTTATGTTCAAAATGGTTTCATATAGCAATGAGAGTttaaattatgtgtttttttaatcttgaaagtGTCTTGAAAACAAACTCGGAAAGATTTTTAATTTCGAGTTAATTTtaggttttcatgtttttgaagATTATGAATTGATTTAATAAGGTTCATAGTATATTTTCTACGTGCTTggagttgaaaatgagtttttataataaaaaaccagCAACCCTGTTTTTACAACTACTATATCGCCTGGAATTTAGATATTCTAAATGACACGTCGTCTATCTTTTTTAAGCTGAACTATAATGAACAGTATATCATCTGCCTCattaccttaaaaaaattaaacacctGTGTGCGGGCATTTTATTCGTGGGTAGGCCActtgatttgatctttttttttacttttttataccGTTTTGAGccttttcaaattcaaactttttttaaaaaatatttttttaagtttgtattTAATTTCTATGTGATTTTTTCTGGGtgcttgtttagttttttttaaagtgcgattattttttaattgtattgtatGTGTTTGGTTTTTGAAGAGATTAGCATAATTCacctgtattttttatatatattttttatatattaaatttatttttaaaaatataaaatatttatttttttataatatttttaacacgtGCAACATTGCATagtatggttttttatttttattttatttaactaacaaaccataataaaagaccctttttttcagattttaaagacaaaaatgtatttttactttgcatcttcaaaatttatttttaacatttttatatcaaaataatctaaaaatatatatatttattttttaaaaaaataaaaagacagttGGAACGCATACTCAAACACCATGTAACTAGCGACTCTTCTTGCTTAGTTTTTCGGCTGTACAATGGCACAGCTGGACGGCATGGCAGGGGCAAGTGGATGCCCATTGAGGCTATAGTAACTGGCACAAAGCAGCGTGTATTTACCTAATCTTATCTCCCATGTCGCCCTTGATGTTACACCCTCCACCAGGTGGGTTTGCCTGCCTTCGATGCAAGAACTTTCATCCGAATTTACTGTTTCAAGCATTTAATAATTAATCAGTTCATCAAATAGAGCTTCGATACTGCATGTGCATGACGTGCATCTTCCAGTTTAATTGTCTATATCAACAGTTTACCAGATTAATATGTTTTGCGAATCAAGTCATATCATCTTTGTCCACTGGTGAATTTGCAGTCTGTcgctttctatttttaaaaacattgaaaCCCGCGTGtatctggattttttttttaattttattatttaatgttttattgattgcaaattaatttttgtgttttttttattatatatcaaaataaaaaattaattcagtaTAGTTTATAATCTATGCTGCCTGTTGtcagcatagttattaaacccggaccggtctggtaggtcgacccgggacccggtcgatTCAggggctggaccggtccgggtttatcAAAAGACCACCCGGTGCAACGACCCTGCGGATCAACCTGTGACTCGAGCgacccgggtgagacccggttttttcttttttcaaatgtggaatttgaaattcatcggtatatatattttatattcccaagaaaaaagttatgttttttcaatgtgggataaaaaaccttttgatttaaatactttaacttataaggataatattaatatatatatatatttcatgtgggatttgaaaaggttatctttttcaatgtgagatttgaaactcgttataatatatactctatgttcctaaaaagaaatttatgtttttttgatgtaggataaaaaaaattttaaaatatattttttaacttcattacttacaatatgtatagcctatatttacatggatttttttcatataaaatattaaaactttaattttttttttatttttcagggttaatccgagttaacccatgaaacccgggacccggccccttggccgggtcaatcCCCGgactgggtttaataactatggttgtcagcgttaactttttttttttctagagttTGTTTTTTGATAAGGTCACGTGAAGATAATTTtcatccaatttaatttaaaatcggATTAAATAAAGAATCGAGTTAATAGTTTTGaagtttaattataatatataaaaaataaactagtttatttattatttttttatgtttaaaatttttttatcaaagggTTTATCCGGTATTGtggttgaatttttattaaaatattttttaattatttaaatatgtcaATAAAAAGAACTTAAAACATATCCTCTGCAACTATCGTAAACAGTAAACAACCTGGTTTCTTCTGCACAGACAAGACAATGtagagtttaatattattaaaaaaaagttaaagtgtCGAACTACTAAATGATGCAAGTGATAGTGTCCAACTACTAAATGATGTCTGGAACGTACGTAGTgtacccaatttttttttttttaatgcttatcATTGACCCAGGCTAGCTTCTGGTTTGTGTGCTTCAGCTTTCAAAAGTTGCATTTATCTGAACTCAAGTCGGCTTTGGTTTCCAAAACTCTAGTAATTTCACCGAACACTTAATATTCGCTCAAAAAAACCCCCCCAAGCCGAACCTCGCCTCAGCAATCACAGAATTCGCAGAGCTGCTACTGGTGTCAATCTTCATCGACCGCAGTGGGTGGCACAACACCAGCAATCATGGGATAGTTGGGGAAATCGTCAGAAGTGCGAGTCCCGAAACCAGCCTGTGAACGGAGAAAGACGACGGTTTCTTGAGTCCCGAGAACCAGCTGGGGAGATCATCAGAAGCGTGAGTCTAAAAAACGCAGcccttttaataaaaataatttgtctcGTTATAAAGTTCTTCTTAAAGGCAGCCCTCAAATCAAGCATGtaaaagcaaacaaacaaaggaaaggaaataaacTCCTACAAGCTTCAAATCGTTTTCATTTACAGATCTGA
This region of Populus trichocarpa isolate Nisqually-1 chromosome 9, P.trichocarpa_v4.1, whole genome shotgun sequence genomic DNA includes:
- the LOC7494244 gene encoding WD-40 repeat-containing protein MSI2 is translated as MAPVEDDQDVGQDQLDEEFSVWKKNTPFLYDFVISHPLEWPSLTVQWVPLATPLPHSTDPSSFSVHKLVLGTHTSDDFPNYLLIADAVLPTSVAEAKIDASGSSTNSVIPKVEITQKIRVDGEVNRARSMPQNPAIVGAKTSGCEVYVFDSTKQAERKQRDGCDPDLRLTGHDKEGYGLSWSPFKQGYLVSGSHDNRICLWDVSAVAQDKVLGALQVYEAHESVVEDVSWHLKNENLFGSVGDDCQLIIWDLRTNQIQHSVKAHEKEINYLSFNPYNEWILATASSDATVGLFDMRKLTVPLHALRSNTEEVFQVEWDPNHETVLASSADDRRLNVWDLNRIGEEQLELDADDGPPELLFSHGGHKAKISDFSWNKNEPWVISSVADDNTLQVWQMAESIYRDEDDIASAEEPPLAEK
- the LOC112328606 gene encoding heavy metal-associated isoprenylated plant protein 26 codes for the protein MEDSSDDMSVKNCPNISNTFQIPLVLFCALILYIFYILTALRIPLSFSRIKKSYKEMGVLDHMSGIFDCSRGSSRHRKYRQLQTVEVKIRLDCEGCERKVKRSLEGMKGVSQVLVDRKSNKVTVVGYVEPARVLARIAHRTGKKAELWPYVPYDTVAHPYTAGVYDKKAPAGYVRSNQDPQVSQFARASSFEVRYTTAFSDENPTACAVM